The following are from one region of the Chromobacterium phragmitis genome:
- a CDS encoding DUF2252 domain-containing protein, whose amino-acid sequence MSNASHPKYDQHYADGKARRGGCPRASQSEPSLAPERDVVALVESTSQGRVPALVPLRYARMRASPFAFFRGTAMIQAADLAAGPDSGLRLQICGDAHLMNYGFFASPERQLVFDINDFDETHPGPWEWDLKRLAVSLVLAARGRGFDESAARETALRLAGTYRRRLAGFSQMSQLELWYCRVGFEQLLSEATDEGMRQQLNKVANKARNQTQERLLPKMADLGDGGLRLRDNPPVIFHLDDHDSPLAACDDWLGGDSKAKIQRLLNCYIDTLKEDRRELLQRFRLVDAAFKVVGVGSVGTRCLALLLQDDYDQPLFLQLKEARPSVLEPFTQPCAHGNQGKRVVFGQRLMQATSDLFLGWTQGADDRHFYMRQLRDMKAAPALETFSNAEELASYGQACAWTLARAHAKSGGCAAEIAGYLGQSDKFDQALADYAQAYADQVEKDYALFDAAARSGRLPISQA is encoded by the coding sequence ATGTCCAACGCCTCCCATCCCAAGTACGACCAGCATTACGCCGACGGCAAAGCCCGCCGCGGCGGCTGCCCCCGCGCCAGCCAGTCCGAACCCAGCCTCGCGCCCGAGCGCGACGTGGTGGCGCTGGTGGAGTCCACCTCTCAAGGCCGGGTGCCGGCGCTGGTGCCGCTGCGCTACGCGCGGATGCGCGCGTCGCCGTTCGCCTTTTTCCGCGGCACGGCGATGATCCAGGCCGCCGACCTCGCCGCCGGGCCAGACAGCGGGCTGCGGCTGCAGATCTGCGGCGACGCCCACTTGATGAACTACGGCTTCTTTGCCTCTCCCGAACGGCAACTGGTATTCGACATCAACGATTTCGACGAGACCCATCCCGGCCCCTGGGAGTGGGACCTGAAGCGGCTGGCGGTCAGCCTAGTGCTGGCCGCGCGCGGCCGCGGCTTCGACGAATCCGCCGCCCGCGAAACCGCGCTGCGCCTGGCCGGCACTTACCGCCGCCGGCTGGCGGGCTTCTCGCAGATGAGCCAGCTGGAGCTGTGGTACTGCCGCGTCGGCTTCGAGCAACTGCTGTCCGAAGCCACCGACGAAGGCATGCGCCAACAGTTGAACAAGGTAGCCAACAAGGCGCGCAATCAAACCCAGGAAAGGCTGCTGCCCAAGATGGCCGACCTGGGAGACGGCGGCCTGCGGCTGCGCGACAATCCGCCGGTGATCTTCCATCTGGACGACCATGACAGTCCGCTGGCCGCCTGCGACGACTGGCTGGGCGGCGACAGCAAGGCCAAGATCCAGCGCCTGCTGAACTGCTACATCGACACGCTGAAGGAAGACCGCCGCGAATTGCTGCAGCGCTTCCGGCTGGTGGACGCCGCATTCAAGGTGGTCGGCGTGGGCAGCGTCGGCACCCGCTGCCTGGCGCTGCTGCTGCAAGACGACTACGACCAGCCGCTGTTCCTGCAACTGAAGGAGGCGCGGCCATCGGTGCTGGAGCCGTTCACCCAGCCCTGCGCGCACGGCAACCAGGGCAAGCGCGTGGTGTTCGGCCAAAGGCTGATGCAGGCCACCAGCGACCTGTTCCTGGGCTGGACTCAGGGCGCCGACGATCGCCATTTCTACATGCGCCAGCTGCGCGACATGAAGGCCGCCCCGGCGCTGGAAACCTTCTCCAATGCCGAGGAACTGGCCAGCTACGGCCAGGCCTGCGCCTGGACGCTGGCGCGCGCCCACGCCAAGTCCGGCGGCTGCGCGGCCGAGATCGCCGGCTATCTGGGGCAGTCCGACAAGTTCGACCAGGCGTTGGCGGACTACGCGCAGGCCTACGCGGATCAAGTGGAAAAAGACTACGCGCTGTTCGACGCCGCCGCGCGCTCCGGCCGCTTGCCAATCTCCCAGGCATGA
- a CDS encoding WbuC family cupin fold metalloprotein, with product MKTLTTQDLAGLSAKAACAPRLRAHHNLHEQLEDSIQRLAIAMEPNTYVRPHRHPGSPELLIMLSGSLDWIEFDAAGETVVARHRLGADGARVFEMPAGVWHAVVSLQPGSVVFEVKRGPYLPLPEADVAAWAPAEGDARVADMLAFLRRCQPGDRFA from the coding sequence ATGAAAACCCTGACGACTCAAGACTTGGCCGGCCTGTCCGCCAAGGCCGCCTGTGCGCCGCGCCTGCGCGCCCACCACAATCTGCACGAGCAGCTGGAAGACAGCATCCAGCGCCTGGCCATCGCCATGGAGCCGAACACCTATGTCCGGCCGCACCGCCACCCGGGCAGCCCGGAACTGCTGATCATGCTGTCCGGCTCGCTGGACTGGATCGAATTCGACGCCGCCGGCGAAACCGTAGTCGCTCGCCACCGACTGGGCGCAGATGGCGCCCGAGTGTTCGAGATGCCCGCCGGCGTCTGGCACGCGGTAGTATCGCTGCAGCCGGGCAGCGTGGTATTCGAAGTGAAGCGCGGCCCATATCTTCCCTTGCCCGAAGCCGATGTGGCCGCCTGGGCGCCGGCCGAGGGCGACGCCCGCGTCGCCGACATGCTGGCCTTCCTGCGCCGCTGCCAGCCCGGCGACCGCTTCGCGTAA
- a CDS encoding glutamate-5-semialdehyde dehydrogenase: MNVKEYMQQLGKAARRASRLLARADTNQKNAALHAIADAIVRDQDKLLSANQQDLDAARKAGLDEAMLDRLALTAKGALAMADGLRQIAALPDPVGEIDDMCYRPSGIQLGKMRVPLGVVGIIYEARPNVTADAAGLCLKSGNATILRGGSEAFHSNQAIAACVHEGLRMAGLPAEAVQVLETTDRAAVGELIAMPEYVDVIVPRGGKGLIARISAEARVPVIKHLDGNCHVYIDDTANPDKAFNIAVNAKTHRYGTCNTMETLLVHGAFAEFILPRLAEAYWEKGVELRGCERTRVILGDKIVPAAEEDWAAEYLAPILAVKVVKDMDEAIEHINHWGSHHTDAIVTEDYGRSRRFLREVDSASVMVNASTRFADGFEYGLGAEIGISTDKIHARGPVGLNGLTSQKWIVLGDGQIRQ; the protein is encoded by the coding sequence ATGAACGTCAAAGAATACATGCAGCAATTGGGCAAGGCCGCTCGCAGGGCGTCGCGGCTGCTGGCCCGCGCCGACACCAACCAGAAGAACGCCGCGCTCCACGCCATCGCCGACGCCATCGTCCGCGACCAGGACAAGCTCCTGTCCGCCAACCAACAGGACCTGGACGCCGCGCGCAAGGCCGGCCTGGACGAAGCGATGCTGGACCGCCTCGCCCTGACCGCCAAGGGCGCGCTGGCGATGGCCGACGGCCTGCGCCAGATCGCCGCCCTGCCGGACCCGGTGGGCGAGATCGACGACATGTGCTATCGGCCGTCCGGCATCCAGCTGGGCAAGATGCGGGTGCCGCTAGGCGTGGTGGGCATCATCTACGAGGCTCGCCCCAACGTCACCGCCGACGCCGCCGGCTTGTGCCTGAAATCCGGCAACGCCACCATCCTGCGCGGCGGCTCCGAGGCCTTCCACAGCAACCAGGCCATCGCCGCCTGCGTGCACGAAGGCCTGCGCATGGCCGGCCTGCCGGCCGAGGCGGTGCAGGTGCTGGAAACCACCGACCGCGCCGCGGTGGGCGAGCTGATCGCGATGCCGGAATACGTGGACGTGATCGTGCCGCGCGGCGGCAAGGGCCTGATCGCGCGCATCAGCGCCGAAGCCCGCGTGCCGGTGATCAAGCACCTGGACGGCAACTGCCACGTCTATATCGACGACACCGCCAACCCGGACAAGGCCTTCAACATCGCCGTCAACGCCAAGACCCACCGCTACGGCACTTGCAACACCATGGAAACGCTGCTGGTGCACGGCGCGTTCGCCGAATTCATCCTGCCGCGCCTGGCCGAGGCCTACTGGGAGAAGGGCGTGGAGCTGCGCGGCTGCGAACGCACCCGTGTGATCCTGGGCGACAAGATCGTGCCGGCCGCCGAGGAGGACTGGGCCGCCGAATACCTGGCGCCCATCCTGGCGGTCAAGGTGGTGAAGGACATGGACGAAGCGATCGAGCACATCAACCACTGGGGCAGCCATCACACCGACGCCATCGTCACCGAAGACTACGGCCGTTCCCGCCGCTTCCTGCGCGAAGTGGATTCGGCCAGCGTGATGGTCAACGCCTCCACCCGCTTCGCCGATGGCTTCGAATACGGCCTGGGCGCGGAGATCGGCATCTCCACCGACAAGATCCACGCCCGCGGCCCGGTCGGCCTCAATGGACTCACCAGCCAGAAATGGATCGTGCTGGGCGATGGGCAGATCCGGCAGTAA
- a CDS encoding mechanosensitive ion channel family protein, translating to MSQIRRLLLSLLLSLPLLVHAAEPHASPSAADQARTLVLDNRPVFLFLADQGSLTPEQRLQRTLERLAAMQPEDLRQPVTAAPYDDGRLRGLALSMRGKPLFTILEGDLDPGDQLTLEQAGALVRDRLNELRLAVLERRSPQRIVQSSLLALLASILFAAALYLIVRARAASRRRLAQSPPGRLPLLAGRLPLRRFLLAAERQLVDITALLSALVAGYAWLGYTLALFPYTRPLGRKLASAFYHLLSTIADDCLSALPGLAIVAVIFLLTRLIGRGLGLLFGIVERGQLELPGLHAETVGATRRLASAVLWLFALIVAYPYLPGAGSDAFKGVSVFFGLMVTLGSAGLMNHAMSGLVLIYSRALRPGDYVRIGEAEGTVSELSALSTKLRTGQGFEITIPNAVAVGGLVNNYSRHDGADGAMIATRVTIGYDTPWRQVEALLELAARRTAGIDPAEPPRVRKLALQDFYIEYELQARLARGALAPAVRDALHGQILDAFNEFGVQIMSPHFVEQPGQPLVVPAERWREPPAGQ from the coding sequence ATGTCCCAGATTCGCCGCCTCCTGCTGTCGCTGCTGCTGTCCCTCCCCCTGCTCGTCCACGCCGCCGAACCCCATGCCTCGCCATCCGCCGCCGACCAGGCCCGCACCCTGGTGCTGGACAATCGCCCCGTTTTCCTGTTTCTCGCCGACCAGGGCAGCCTGACGCCCGAGCAAAGGCTGCAACGCACGCTGGAGCGACTGGCCGCGATGCAGCCGGAAGACCTGCGCCAGCCCGTGACGGCCGCGCCCTATGACGACGGCAGGCTGCGCGGACTGGCGCTGAGCATGCGCGGCAAGCCTCTGTTCACCATCCTGGAGGGCGACCTCGACCCCGGCGACCAGTTGACGCTGGAACAGGCCGGCGCCCTGGTCCGCGACCGGCTGAACGAGTTGAGGCTGGCGGTATTGGAGCGGCGCTCGCCGCAGCGCATCGTCCAGTCCTCGCTGCTGGCCCTGCTCGCCTCCATCCTGTTCGCCGCCGCGCTGTACCTGATCGTCCGCGCCCGCGCGGCTTCGCGGCGGCGTCTGGCCCAGTCGCCGCCGGGCAGGCTGCCGCTGCTGGCCGGCCGGCTGCCGCTGCGGCGCTTCCTGCTGGCGGCGGAGCGGCAGCTGGTTGACATCACCGCCCTATTGTCCGCCCTCGTCGCCGGCTATGCCTGGCTTGGCTACACGCTGGCGCTGTTCCCCTACACCCGGCCGCTGGGCCGCAAGCTGGCCAGCGCCTTTTACCATCTGCTGTCCACCATCGCCGACGACTGCCTGTCGGCGCTGCCCGGCCTCGCCATCGTCGCGGTGATCTTCCTGCTGACCCGGCTGATCGGCCGCGGCCTTGGGCTGCTGTTCGGCATCGTGGAGCGCGGCCAGCTGGAGCTGCCCGGCCTGCACGCGGAGACGGTGGGCGCCACCCGCCGGCTGGCGTCGGCGGTGCTGTGGCTGTTCGCGCTGATCGTCGCCTATCCCTATTTGCCCGGCGCCGGCAGCGACGCCTTCAAGGGCGTCAGCGTGTTCTTCGGCCTGATGGTGACGCTGGGGTCGGCCGGCCTGATGAACCACGCGATGAGCGGACTGGTGCTGATCTACTCCCGCGCGCTGCGGCCCGGCGACTACGTGAGGATAGGCGAGGCGGAAGGCACCGTCAGCGAGCTGTCGGCACTGTCCACCAAACTGCGCACCGGCCAGGGATTCGAGATCACCATCCCCAACGCGGTGGCGGTGGGCGGACTGGTCAACAACTACAGCCGCCACGACGGGGCCGACGGCGCGATGATCGCTACCCGCGTCACCATAGGCTACGACACGCCGTGGCGGCAGGTGGAAGCGCTGCTGGAGCTGGCCGCGCGCCGCACGGCCGGCATCGACCCGGCCGAGCCGCCGCGGGTGCGCAAGCTCGCGCTGCAAGACTTTTACATCGAATACGAGTTGCAGGCCAGGCTGGCGCGCGGCGCCTTGGCGCCCGCCGTCCGCGACGCGCTGCACGGCCAGATCCTGGACGCCTTCAACGAGTTCGGCGTGCAGATCATGTCGCCGCACTTCGTCGAGCAGCCCGGCCAGCCGCTGGTGGTGCCGGCCGAGCGCTGGCGGGAGCCGCCTGCCGGACAATAG
- a CDS encoding lysozyme inhibitor LprI family protein, whose protein sequence is MTRYVLRLSALLLLGLLSIRAFACAEETMYSHHYDQCMDQTGGVTVGMLDCIAAEHARQDKQLNDNYRKLMAALPAKRRQRLQTAQRLWLKYRAANCSAYVDPDGGTAESLVAADCELASTAARAAELAKLQAEPL, encoded by the coding sequence ATGACTCGATACGTCCTACGCCTGTCCGCCCTGCTGCTGCTCGGCCTCCTGTCCATCCGCGCCTTCGCCTGCGCCGAAGAGACGATGTACAGCCATCATTACGACCAATGCATGGACCAGACAGGCGGCGTCACCGTCGGCATGCTGGATTGCATCGCCGCCGAGCACGCGCGCCAGGACAAGCAATTGAACGACAACTACCGCAAGCTGATGGCCGCGCTGCCGGCCAAGCGCCGGCAAAGGCTGCAGACCGCGCAGCGGCTATGGCTGAAATACCGCGCCGCCAATTGCAGCGCCTATGTCGATCCCGACGGCGGCACCGCCGAATCGCTGGTGGCGGCCGACTGCGAGCTGGCCTCCACCGCCGCCCGCGCCGCGGAACTGGCCAAGCTGCAAGCCGAGCCGCTCTGA
- a CDS encoding acid phosphatase, producing MSEHDTPETTPETAPQDPSRRRLFEGLAAIGAAAALPAALSESAEAAPAAHGPLDAKLRHHVKNVVVIYLENRSFNNLYGNFPGVKHPLSKAPAEACVQLDRDGSKLKNLPKIWGGMVQRGQTVGGKYYLIEEDKIQNLANGPFPLKDADGEPLPEGVITRDLWHLFYQNQMQINGGRNDQFVAWADSGALVMGYYGETAKNLNQWKIAQQYTLCDNFFMAAFGGSYLNHQFLISARTPEYFNAKDTAAAKKIAVLDDGPKGYKLKVKAPSSAMDGPPQFVNNGAITPDGYAVNTMAPPFQPSYVKPAEGGDKRYADPADANTLPPQTYDTIGDLLSRKGVSWAWYGGSWQAALEGKGGPDTPNFQYHHQPFNYFKNYAPGTPAREKHLRDGGLGDSPISNRFIADAVAGKLPAVAFYKPQGNLNMHAGYSDVESGDRHVANVLQHLMSGPQWKNMVVVITHDENGGWWDHVAPPKGDRWGPGSRIPAIVVSPFAKKGHVDHTFYDTTSIIRFISRLHGLPELEGVKVRNQAFHERGAQPPGDLTGALQL from the coding sequence ATGTCCGAACACGATACGCCCGAAACCACTCCCGAAACCGCGCCGCAAGACCCCTCGCGCCGACGGCTGTTCGAAGGTCTGGCCGCCATCGGCGCGGCCGCCGCGCTGCCCGCCGCCCTCAGCGAAAGCGCCGAAGCCGCCCCGGCTGCCCACGGCCCGCTGGACGCCAAGCTGCGCCATCACGTGAAGAACGTGGTGGTGATCTATCTGGAAAACCGCAGCTTCAACAATCTGTACGGCAACTTCCCCGGCGTGAAGCACCCGCTGTCCAAGGCGCCGGCCGAAGCCTGTGTCCAGTTGGACCGCGACGGCTCCAAACTGAAAAACCTGCCCAAGATCTGGGGCGGCATGGTGCAGCGCGGCCAGACCGTGGGCGGCAAGTACTACCTGATAGAAGAAGACAAGATCCAGAACCTGGCCAACGGCCCGTTCCCGCTGAAAGACGCCGATGGCGAGCCGCTGCCGGAAGGCGTGATCACCCGCGACTTGTGGCATTTGTTCTACCAGAACCAGATGCAGATCAACGGCGGCCGGAACGACCAGTTCGTCGCCTGGGCCGATTCCGGCGCGCTGGTGATGGGCTACTACGGCGAAACCGCGAAAAATCTCAACCAGTGGAAGATCGCCCAGCAATACACGCTGTGCGACAACTTTTTCATGGCGGCCTTCGGCGGCTCCTACCTGAACCACCAGTTCCTGATCTCCGCCCGCACGCCGGAATACTTCAACGCCAAGGACACCGCGGCGGCAAAGAAGATCGCGGTGCTGGACGACGGCCCCAAGGGCTACAAGCTGAAGGTGAAAGCGCCCAGTTCGGCGATGGACGGCCCGCCGCAATTCGTCAACAACGGCGCGATCACGCCGGACGGCTACGCGGTCAACACCATGGCCCCCCCGTTCCAGCCCAGCTACGTCAAGCCGGCCGAAGGCGGCGACAAGCGCTACGCCGACCCGGCCGACGCCAACACCCTGCCGCCGCAAACCTACGACACCATCGGCGACCTGCTGTCGCGCAAGGGCGTCAGCTGGGCCTGGTACGGCGGCAGCTGGCAGGCGGCGCTGGAAGGCAAGGGCGGTCCGGACACGCCCAACTTCCAATACCACCATCAGCCGTTCAACTACTTCAAGAACTACGCGCCCGGCACCCCGGCCCGCGAAAAACACCTGCGCGACGGCGGCCTGGGCGACAGCCCGATCAGCAACCGCTTCATCGCCGACGCCGTCGCCGGCAAGCTGCCGGCGGTCGCCTTCTACAAGCCGCAGGGCAACCTCAACATGCACGCCGGCTACTCCGACGTGGAAAGCGGCGACCGCCACGTGGCCAACGTGTTGCAGCACCTGATGAGCGGCCCGCAGTGGAAGAACATGGTGGTGGTGATCACCCATGACGAGAACGGCGGCTGGTGGGACCACGTGGCCCCGCCCAAAGGCGACCGCTGGGGCCCGGGCAGCCGCATCCCGGCCATCGTGGTGTCGCCGTTCGCCAAAAAAGGCCATGTCGACCACACCTTCTACGACACCACCTCCATCATCCGCTTCATCAGCCGCCTGCACGGCCTGCCGGAGCTGGAAGGCGTCAAGGTGCGCAACCAGGCCTTCCATGAGCGCGGCGCGCAGCCGCCGGGCGACCTGACCGGCGCGCTGCAGCTCTAA
- a CDS encoding DUF721 domain-containing protein produces MSGRPLNDIASQDQTLARLTAAARELMALDRAFKKLIPQPMAEACRAVRIRDDELVIHADNGIVAARLRMTAPGLLPQLAKQGYIASKVRVKVALQILRPKKPKTLAISENALDGMEQAASCIDNPMVRAALARLIAHQRRG; encoded by the coding sequence ATGTCCGGACGCCCGCTCAACGACATCGCCAGCCAGGACCAGACCCTGGCCCGCCTCACCGCCGCCGCCCGCGAGCTGATGGCGCTGGACCGCGCCTTCAAGAAATTGATTCCACAGCCGATGGCCGAGGCCTGCCGCGCGGTGCGCATCCGCGACGACGAACTGGTGATCCACGCCGACAACGGCATCGTCGCCGCCCGCTTGCGCATGACCGCGCCCGGCCTGCTGCCGCAACTGGCCAAGCAAGGCTACATCGCGTCCAAGGTACGGGTGAAAGTGGCGCTGCAGATCCTTCGTCCCAAGAAGCCGAAAACGCTGGCCATCAGCGAAAACGCGCTGGACGGCATGGAGCAGGCGGCATCCTGCATAGACAACCCCATGGTGCGGGCGGCGCTGGCCCGGCTGATCGCCCATCAGCGGCGTGGTTGA
- a CDS encoding ABC transporter ATP-binding protein, protein MTTNQTALGQEIFKLKNVCRGFSKGSDEIQVLDDVNLTLREGEIVGLLGRSGSGKSTLLRIIAGLIQQSSGEVNYQGKPLKGPAEGVAMVFQTFALFPWLTVLQNVEAGLEALGVDAKERRRRALAAIDLIGLDGFENAYPRELSGGMRQRVGFARGLVVNPRLLLMDEPFSALDVLTAETLRTDMLDLWSEGQLPIKSVLIVTHNIEEAVFMCDRILVLSSNPGRVVAEIKVPFPHRRNRLDPAFRKMVDDIYALMTARRSAHTLHKLPLEIGSPLPEVSTNLMAGLIEEVAQAPYFGKADMPEIAEKLRLEVDDLFPVAEILEHLGFVELKDGDILLTAAGKHFADYGTQERKVLFAEHLLRHVPMAAHIRKVLQERPGQRAPRPRFAQELEDSLSDQSAEETLDTVISWGRYAEIFSYNDHTETFSLEDVEGGQ, encoded by the coding sequence ATGACGACCAACCAAACCGCCTTGGGACAGGAAATCTTCAAGCTGAAAAACGTCTGCCGCGGCTTCTCCAAGGGCAGCGACGAGATCCAGGTGCTGGACGACGTCAACCTGACGCTGCGCGAGGGCGAGATCGTCGGCCTGTTGGGCCGCTCCGGCTCCGGCAAGTCCACCTTGCTGCGCATCATCGCCGGCCTGATCCAGCAAAGCAGCGGCGAAGTGAATTACCAGGGCAAGCCGCTGAAGGGCCCGGCCGAAGGCGTGGCCATGGTGTTCCAGACCTTCGCGCTGTTCCCCTGGCTGACCGTGCTGCAAAACGTGGAGGCCGGCCTGGAGGCGCTGGGCGTGGACGCCAAGGAACGCCGCCGCCGCGCGCTGGCCGCCATCGACCTCATCGGCCTGGACGGCTTTGAAAACGCCTACCCGCGCGAGCTGTCCGGCGGCATGCGCCAGCGCGTCGGCTTCGCCCGCGGCCTGGTGGTGAATCCGCGCCTGCTGCTGATGGACGAGCCGTTCTCGGCGCTGGACGTGCTGACCGCGGAGACGCTGCGCACCGACATGCTGGACCTGTGGAGCGAGGGCCAGTTGCCGATCAAGTCGGTGCTGATCGTCACCCACAACATCGAAGAGGCCGTGTTCATGTGCGACCGCATCCTGGTGCTGTCGTCCAACCCCGGCCGCGTGGTAGCCGAGATCAAGGTGCCGTTCCCGCACCGCCGCAATCGTCTGGACCCGGCCTTCCGCAAGATGGTGGACGACATCTACGCGCTGATGACCGCGCGCCGCAGCGCCCATACCCTGCACAAGCTGCCGCTGGAAATCGGCAGTCCGCTGCCCGAGGTGTCCACCAACCTGATGGCCGGCCTGATCGAGGAAGTGGCGCAAGCGCCCTACTTCGGCAAGGCCGACATGCCTGAAATCGCCGAGAAACTGCGGCTGGAAGTGGACGACCTGTTCCCGGTGGCGGAAATCCTGGAGCACCTGGGCTTCGTCGAACTGAAGGACGGCGACATCCTGCTCACCGCCGCCGGCAAGCATTTCGCCGACTACGGCACCCAGGAGCGCAAGGTGCTGTTCGCCGAGCACCTGCTGCGCCACGTGCCGATGGCCGCCCACATCCGCAAGGTGCTGCAGGAGCGCCCCGGCCAGCGCGCGCCGCGCCCCCGCTTCGCCCAGGAGCTGGAGGATTCTCTGTCCGACCAGTCCGCCGAGGAAACGCTGGACACGGTAATCAGCTGGGGCCGCTACGCCGAGATCTTCTCCTACAACGACCACACCGAAACCTTCAGCCTGGAAGACGTGGAAGGCGGCCAGTAA
- a CDS encoding ABC transporter permease has protein sequence MNTAVRHFMPATARRLIPNRWDLIAFPLILGFLLVATTGIRETWAPLAALQTAPITLDPGNLPEYALRTTLRMLAAMAAALVFTLIYGTLAAKSRRAGLLLVPILDILQSVPVLGYISFTVTFFLALFPGRVLGAECAAIFAIFTSQAWNMTFSFYQSLRTVPRDLQEVSVNLRLSAWQKFWKLEVPYAMPGMIWNMMMSMSGGWFFVVASEAITVGDKTVMLPGVGSYLAMAIQNKDLAAVGWVILTMSIVILIYDQFLFRPLVAWADKFRLEDTMSQAAPESWVLNLIQRTRFIQQLLKPFGKLMKTAARLKLNISLPKGIHSQDHTPVSRGIDVLWWALVGLLAFAAASKMVHFIATEVGAWEVLKVFGLGLITLLRVSLLIVLASVVWVPLGVLIGLRPALAEKVQPLAQFLAAFPANLLFPVFVVFIVHFKLNPDIWLSPLIVLGTQWYILFNVIAGATAFPNDFKEAAANFRIRGWQWWRKVMLPGIFPYYVTGAITASGGAWNASIVSEFVSWGDDKLAAHGLGAYIAQTTAAGDYPKILLGISVMSLFVVLFNRLLWRPMYAIAENKLRLN, from the coding sequence ATGAACACCGCCGTCCGCCACTTCATGCCCGCCACCGCCCGGCGGCTGATTCCCAACCGCTGGGACCTGATCGCGTTTCCGCTGATACTCGGCTTTCTGCTGGTGGCCACCACCGGCATCCGCGAAACCTGGGCCCCGCTGGCCGCGCTGCAAACCGCTCCGATCACGCTGGATCCCGGCAATCTGCCCGAATACGCGCTGCGCACCACGCTGCGCATGCTGGCCGCCATGGCCGCGGCGCTGGTTTTCACGCTGATCTACGGCACGCTGGCAGCCAAGAGCCGCCGCGCCGGCCTCTTGCTGGTGCCGATACTGGACATCCTGCAATCGGTGCCGGTGCTGGGCTACATCTCGTTCACCGTCACCTTCTTCCTGGCGCTGTTCCCGGGACGGGTGCTGGGCGCGGAGTGCGCGGCCATCTTCGCCATCTTCACCAGCCAGGCCTGGAACATGACCTTCAGCTTCTACCAGAGCCTGCGCACCGTGCCGCGCGACCTGCAGGAGGTTTCGGTCAACCTGCGGCTGTCCGCCTGGCAGAAGTTCTGGAAGCTGGAAGTGCCGTACGCCATGCCCGGCATGATCTGGAACATGATGATGAGCATGTCCGGCGGCTGGTTTTTCGTGGTGGCGTCGGAAGCCATCACCGTCGGCGACAAGACCGTGATGCTGCCCGGCGTCGGCTCCTACCTGGCGATGGCGATCCAGAACAAGGACCTGGCCGCCGTCGGCTGGGTGATCCTGACCATGTCCATCGTGATCCTGATCTACGACCAGTTCCTGTTCCGCCCGCTGGTGGCCTGGGCCGACAAGTTCCGGCTGGAGGACACCATGAGCCAGGCCGCGCCGGAATCGTGGGTGCTGAACCTGATCCAGCGCACCCGCTTCATCCAGCAATTGCTCAAGCCTTTCGGCAAGCTCATGAAAACCGCCGCCCGCCTCAAGCTCAACATCAGCCTGCCCAAAGGCATCCACTCCCAGGACCATACCCCGGTGTCGCGCGGCATCGACGTGCTGTGGTGGGCGCTGGTGGGGCTGCTCGCCTTCGCCGCCGCCAGCAAGATGGTGCATTTCATCGCCACCGAGGTCGGCGCCTGGGAGGTGCTGAAAGTATTCGGCCTGGGCCTGATCACCCTGCTGCGCGTCAGCCTGCTGATCGTGCTGGCGTCGGTGGTCTGGGTGCCGCTGGGCGTGCTGATCGGCCTGCGGCCGGCGCTGGCTGAGAAGGTGCAGCCTCTGGCCCAGTTTCTGGCCGCCTTCCCGGCCAACCTGCTGTTCCCGGTGTTCGTGGTGTTCATCGTCCATTTCAAGCTGAATCCGGACATCTGGCTGTCGCCGCTGATCGTGCTGGGCACCCAGTGGTACATCCTGTTCAACGTGATCGCCGGCGCCACCGCCTTCCCCAACGACTTCAAGGAAGCCGCCGCCAACTTCCGCATCCGCGGCTGGCAATGGTGGCGCAAGGTCATGCTGCCGGGCATCTTTCCCTACTACGTCACCGGCGCGATCACGGCGTCCGGCGGCGCGTGGAACGCCAGCATCGTGTCCGAGTTCGTGTCCTGGGGCGACGACAAGCTGGCCGCCCACGGCCTGGGCGCCTACATCGCGCAGACCACCGCCGCCGGCGACTACCCCAAGATTCTGTTGGGCATCAGCGTGATGTCGCTGTTCGTCGTCCTGTTCAACCGCCTGCTGTGGCGTCCGATGTACGCCATCGCCGAAAACAAACTCCGTCTCAACTAA